A single genomic interval of Novosphingobium ginsenosidimutans harbors:
- a CDS encoding glycosyltransferase family 87 protein, whose protein sequence is MLGWIRDCNWLDSARIEDYSRPIVLLYIPGLIFFLLVSLDFLPIRAGTTGTDFVSFWTAAKLTLEGKSPYDLETFYAAQSGSIYSFLYPPPFLVVVLPFGGLPYTISLLFWIAIGGIIFTLLAKRISPSSVWPILAMPALIINAGHGQNGALVAALFIGATLTIDTRPFFSGLLLGCLIIKPHFGLLFPVAFLCGRRWWVIIGGISGAAILATASVLILGPQAWIEFLSKGGEAISQLEDNALLLPKLVSAFGAIRASGGPLWLAYSIQGIWAAAAACSVAYAWLKTDAQFAMAVLATGAVLATPFVYSYDLIVLLIPLAWLAQDGMGKGFVSWVKPIMVIAFWMPLFDRSIAVAFSFNPSFLANSALLYALFRQYRLKDGRKILHDTSIHRRVLS, encoded by the coding sequence ATGCTTGGCTGGATTAGAGATTGTAATTGGCTCGATTCTGCAAGAATCGAAGATTATTCACGGCCAATCGTGCTTCTATATATTCCGGGCTTGATTTTTTTTCTCTTGGTTTCACTGGACTTTCTGCCGATCCGAGCAGGGACGACGGGTACGGACTTCGTTAGTTTTTGGACTGCAGCGAAGCTGACCCTTGAGGGGAAAAGCCCATACGATCTCGAAACGTTTTACGCTGCGCAATCAGGTAGTATCTACTCTTTTCTCTATCCTCCCCCTTTCTTGGTTGTAGTTCTCCCATTCGGAGGCTTACCTTATACTATTTCACTACTTTTCTGGATTGCCATTGGGGGCATAATTTTTACCTTGTTAGCGAAAAGAATTTCACCCTCGTCTGTATGGCCTATCCTCGCAATGCCGGCGCTGATAATTAACGCGGGTCATGGCCAAAACGGAGCATTGGTGGCCGCTCTATTTATTGGGGCGACCCTCACTATCGATACGAGGCCATTTTTTTCCGGGCTCCTTCTGGGATGCCTCATCATCAAACCGCACTTCGGCCTGCTTTTCCCTGTCGCCTTTCTATGCGGAAGGCGGTGGTGGGTTATCATTGGAGGGATATCCGGTGCAGCGATCCTTGCCACAGCGTCAGTGTTGATTCTCGGCCCCCAAGCATGGATCGAATTCCTTTCGAAGGGCGGAGAGGCGATATCACAGCTGGAAGACAATGCTCTTTTGCTACCGAAGCTTGTAAGTGCATTTGGTGCAATACGTGCGTCCGGAGGCCCGCTATGGTTGGCCTATTCCATCCAAGGAATTTGGGCAGCAGCCGCAGCTTGTTCCGTCGCATATGCATGGCTTAAGACTGATGCACAGTTTGCTATGGCTGTGCTGGCGACCGGCGCCGTCCTCGCTACGCCATTCGTTTATTCATACGATTTGATCGTCCTATTGATCCCACTAGCTTGGCTCGCCCAAGATGGAATGGGCAAAGGTTTTGTGTCTTGGGTCAAGCCAATAATGGTCATCGCGTTCTGGATGCCTCTCTTTGACCGTTCGATTGCAGTCGCATTCAGTTTTAACCCCTCATTTCTAGCTAATTCAGCACTCCTCTACGCGCTATTTCGTCAGTATAGGCTAAAAGATGGGCGGAAGATATTGCATGATACATCTATCCACCGGCGAGTCTTATCGTGA
- a CDS encoding tyrosine-type recombinase/integrase, which translates to MGHSDFDPAIQSRRPWNIGQTVGAKRPLRPRDIWAIRFYLDEHQRLRDRALFDLAIDSKLRGCDLVKLKIGDLISAGEFRNRATIIQQKTRRPVQFEIMTEARRSVAVWLGHRGGSLRDFVFPSRIDYLGHLSTRQYARLVDEWVTIIGLDKREFGTHSLRRTKASLIYKATGNLRAVQILLGHTNIENTVRYLGVDVDDALTLSERTDI; encoded by the coding sequence ATGGGACATTCTGATTTCGACCCCGCCATCCAAAGCCGGCGCCCTTGGAATATTGGCCAGACAGTAGGAGCAAAGCGACCGTTGCGGCCCCGCGATATCTGGGCAATCCGCTTCTATCTTGATGAGCACCAGAGGCTTCGTGACCGCGCATTGTTCGATCTGGCAATCGACAGCAAATTGCGGGGCTGTGATCTCGTCAAACTCAAAATCGGCGATCTGATATCGGCTGGAGAGTTTCGTAATCGCGCGACGATCATCCAGCAGAAGACCAGACGACCGGTGCAGTTCGAGATCATGACTGAAGCGCGGCGAAGTGTCGCGGTCTGGCTGGGGCATCGCGGTGGTTCTCTGCGAGATTTCGTGTTTCCGAGCCGCATTGATTACTTGGGTCACCTCAGCACCAGGCAGTACGCTCGCCTAGTCGACGAATGGGTTACAATCATCGGCCTGGATAAGCGGGAATTTGGAACCCACTCGCTGCGAAGGACCAAGGCTTCGCTGATCTACAAGGCGACCGGCAATCTGCGGGCGGTACAGATCCTGCTCGGTCACACCAACATTGAGAACACCGTGCGGTATCTCGGCGTCGACGTTGATGATGCACTGACTTTGTCAGAGCGGACGGACATCTGA
- a CDS encoding recombinase family protein — MKEIRCIIYTRKSSEEGLDQDFNSLHAQREACSAYIASQASEGWLLLPERYDDGGLSGGTLERPALQRLLSDIATREIDIIVVYKVDRLTRSLLDFAKLVEAFDKAGTSFVSVTQAFNTTTSMGRLTLNMLLSFAQFEREVTTERIRDKIAASKAKGMWMGGTPPLGYRPDGRSLAIVHEHAAIVREVYARYLTIGNVRHLAEQLQADRIGAPVRHSGKGSPFGGRPFTRGQLYAILKNPVYLGRIAHKGRTFEGRHPGIIAPVQWDAVQKKLAENVRGQRQGRRPQEGLLVGKLFEAGKPLVATYTNKGTVRYRYYVSRTKHFDASPEGMRIPAGEIEGVVVDLVAGLFGDAVGLLDKLGAQLDSSNIASVMSTCAELSVTLKGTRRSEVRSVLDCVQIESGRIRIDLSLPELLRLLDLTGASQKAACFSVMVPVHLTRTGRVVRLVDRTGIVAAARAPDLALVALLAKARRWWGRLADGELNVQSLAAEEGVSPSWMIRVVRLAFLSPSVVEAALEGTLRAEINGTMLVQKDAVSASWAEQETRLLAFT, encoded by the coding sequence GTGAAGGAAATCCGCTGCATAATTTACACGCGAAAGTCGAGCGAAGAAGGCCTCGACCAAGACTTCAATTCGCTCCACGCCCAGCGTGAAGCCTGCTCGGCTTACATTGCCAGTCAGGCGAGTGAAGGCTGGTTGCTCTTGCCCGAACGTTATGACGACGGCGGTCTGTCTGGCGGCACCCTGGAACGACCAGCTCTCCAGCGTCTGCTATCCGATATCGCCACCCGCGAGATCGACATCATCGTCGTCTACAAGGTTGATCGACTGACTCGCTCGCTGCTCGATTTTGCCAAGCTGGTCGAAGCCTTCGACAAAGCTGGTACAAGCTTCGTTTCAGTAACACAGGCGTTTAACACGACGACCAGCATGGGGCGACTGACGCTCAATATGCTGCTTTCCTTCGCCCAATTCGAGCGCGAGGTAACCACGGAGCGGATCCGTGACAAGATCGCCGCCTCAAAAGCCAAGGGCATGTGGATGGGCGGGACGCCCCCGCTGGGCTACCGTCCTGATGGCCGCAGCCTAGCAATAGTCCACGAACACGCGGCAATCGTTCGAGAGGTCTACGCGCGATATCTTACGATCGGTAATGTAAGACATCTTGCTGAGCAGCTTCAGGCTGATCGGATAGGCGCTCCGGTGCGCCATAGCGGCAAGGGAAGCCCATTCGGAGGGCGGCCGTTCACACGCGGGCAGCTTTACGCGATCCTCAAGAACCCGGTCTATCTGGGCCGGATCGCACACAAGGGCCGTACCTTCGAAGGCCGCCATCCTGGTATCATCGCGCCTGTGCAGTGGGATGCGGTTCAGAAGAAACTTGCGGAGAACGTTCGCGGCCAACGTCAGGGGAGACGCCCACAGGAAGGGCTTCTAGTCGGTAAGCTCTTTGAAGCCGGCAAACCGCTTGTCGCCACGTATACGAACAAGGGCACGGTCCGTTACCGCTATTATGTAAGCCGAACGAAGCATTTCGATGCGTCTCCCGAAGGTATGCGCATTCCTGCTGGCGAGATCGAAGGCGTCGTGGTCGATTTAGTCGCCGGTCTGTTCGGCGATGCAGTGGGTTTGCTCGATAAGCTGGGCGCGCAGCTGGACTCAAGCAACATTGCATCGGTGATGAGCACATGTGCTGAGCTAAGCGTAACCTTGAAGGGGACCCGGCGCAGCGAAGTTAGATCTGTGCTGGATTGTGTCCAGATCGAGTCAGGCCGCATCAGGATCGATCTCAGTTTGCCCGAATTGCTGCGGTTGCTCGACCTCACTGGCGCTAGCCAGAAAGCTGCTTGTTTCAGTGTCATGGTTCCAGTTCATTTGACAAGGACTGGTCGGGTGGTCCGTCTGGTCGATCGAACAGGAATTGTCGCGGCAGCGCGCGCTCCCGATCTTGCACTCGTTGCACTTCTCGCCAAAGCGAGGCGCTGGTGGGGACGCCTCGCCGACGGCGAACTTAATGTCCAGTCGCTGGCAGCAGAGGAAGGGGTGAGCCCCTCATGGATGATCAGGGTCGTTCGCTTGGCTTTTCTTTCCCCAAGCGTAGTTGAAGCGGCGCTTGAGGGGACCCTCAGGGCTGAGATCAACGGCACGATGCTAGTCCAAAAAGATGCGGTATCGGCTTCTTGGGCGGAACAGGAAACGAGATTGCTCGCATTCACCTGA
- a CDS encoding CsbD family protein — MGEFIDKAKGSANDAIGKAKIAVGEKTDKPAMIAKGAAQRAKGQAQKIAGAAKGAFGDKL; from the coding sequence ATGGGTGAATTTATCGACAAGGCCAAAGGGTCCGCTAACGATGCGATCGGAAAGGCCAAGATCGCGGTCGGCGAAAAGACTGACAAGCCAGCCATGATTGCAAAGGGTGCAGCACAGCGCGCCAAGGGCCAGGCCCAGAAAATCGCCGGGGCCGCCAAGGGGGCGTTTGGCGACAAGCTCTGA
- a CDS encoding helix-turn-helix transcriptional regulator has translation MSLHEALKIGCMSALLPKATASGLNGSAGVCAIGKMVYWDCMTLLAQTRIAMWQGGSLWVVDVVKPGSRTETHAHHAVQISISLGGWMRFEAEDTALDSPAVIIAPNAPHVFESSGVIAHLFIDPDSRSGRTVARSLLQQAKLAPVPFDKLRPLSDAVLSAFRADEGGINKLELLGRQLVEQLTGGVVGDAPDLRVRKLMAAAGENLDRAISLRDFEGLSGLSASRLRHLFVEETGLPFRTYLLWLRLSRATALMAEGHPMTVVAHEAGFADSAHFSRTFKRMFGISPTSLRIL, from the coding sequence TTGAGCCTCCATGAAGCGCTGAAGATTGGATGCATGTCCGCCCTTTTGCCGAAAGCTACCGCAAGCGGCTTGAATGGTTCGGCTGGCGTGTGTGCGATTGGCAAAATGGTGTATTGGGATTGCATGACCCTTTTGGCGCAAACCCGGATCGCCATGTGGCAAGGCGGAAGCCTCTGGGTAGTCGACGTGGTCAAGCCCGGGTCACGGACCGAGACCCATGCGCATCACGCCGTACAGATCAGCATTTCACTGGGTGGGTGGATGCGATTTGAGGCCGAAGACACCGCGCTTGACAGTCCGGCAGTCATTATTGCGCCGAACGCCCCACATGTGTTCGAGTCCAGCGGCGTCATTGCGCATCTGTTCATTGACCCCGATAGCCGGTCTGGGAGAACGGTAGCCCGTTCACTTTTGCAGCAGGCCAAGCTGGCGCCGGTGCCGTTCGATAAACTTCGGCCACTTTCTGATGCTGTGCTCAGTGCATTTCGCGCGGATGAGGGCGGCATTAACAAGCTCGAATTGCTTGGGCGCCAGTTGGTCGAGCAGCTCACCGGGGGTGTGGTCGGCGATGCTCCGGACCTGCGCGTGCGCAAATTGATGGCGGCAGCCGGCGAGAATCTCGATCGCGCGATCAGTTTGCGCGACTTCGAGGGTCTGAGCGGGCTTTCCGCTAGCCGCTTGCGCCATCTATTTGTGGAAGAGACTGGACTACCGTTCAGGACCTACTTGCTGTGGTTACGGCTTTCACGGGCGACAGCGTTGATGGCCGAGGGCCACCCCATGACGGTGGTTGCACACGAGGCCGGCTTTGCCGACTCCGCGCATTTCAGCCGCACTTTCAAACGCATGTTCGGGATCTCGCCGACATCTCTGCGGATTCTCTAG
- a CDS encoding DUF2924 domain-containing protein, whose translation MTPDTNPSDQLAKHLAAIADLPAAALREEWVQLTRRIVPKVSPSVLRLAVAWEIQAKAHDGLSVATCQRLEQLARAKTLAHGTQLGVRLEREWRGTLHIVTVDKDHGIRWNDREWSSLSEVARAITGTRWSGPAFFGLKQKRRAA comes from the coding sequence TTGACACCTGACACCAACCCGTCTGATCAACTCGCAAAACACCTGGCGGCGATCGCTGATCTGCCCGCCGCGGCGCTACGCGAGGAATGGGTTCAACTGACCCGGCGCATAGTGCCCAAAGTCAGTCCCAGCGTGCTGCGCTTGGCAGTTGCTTGGGAAATCCAAGCCAAGGCTCATGACGGTCTCTCGGTCGCAACGTGCCAGCGGCTCGAACAGCTCGCGCGGGCCAAGACCCTCGCTCATGGTACCCAGCTTGGCGTGCGGTTGGAGCGCGAGTGGAGGGGCACGCTGCACATCGTCACAGTCGATAAGGACCATGGAATTCGCTGGAACGATCGCGAGTGGTCCTCGCTCAGCGAAGTAGCGCGTGCGATTACCGGCACGCGCTGGTCGGGGCCTGCCTTCTTCGGCCTGAAGCAGAAGCGGCGCGCCGCGTGA
- a CDS encoding serine hydrolase gives MSALLALTLSAAGWAQGPVANCHPLPSELGGKSNVRTKALETNLRPAIVQDKAQRFTLAERMAAYQVPGVSIAVIHNGKIDWARGWGVRDLASCRPVTADTAFQAASISKLATAIMALRAVEQGKLLLDDDINRVLRQWQLPNDPKLAPSGVTLRQLLSHTGGLGVHGFAGYGKDQRLPSFNQIMDGEPPANNPAIRSVLPAGSQWQYSGGGYMVVQAALENSTRMDFSRLAQRELLKPLGMTRSAYAQPPSSDILANAALGHVDGKVLGGGFHIYPELAPAGLWTTASDLARLLLDIQASARGKPGHRLSPAMTKAMFTTGGKDWGLGPAIAGTGENLRFGHDGANEGFQSAMIAYAERGEGIVVLTNGNQGRRLADEIVRAAAALYGWTELDVPSDVELPRSAAELAQASGLFEGGGLSVYLDAREDGLFAQTGGPRPERLVPLSPVRFRTNVSGLVIEFAPDYQSFQLVAGGPPMTLLRTKPQAVKADVPIYLRGSMNGWSIGAPLIKEGPRQYAVRIMMQPGEHQLKLASEDWKQVDFGVSAGATLVPDRGSIALVQHGGNIRLLIGETAAYRFTLKLGDDGKTTLSVSSD, from the coding sequence TTGTCCGCGCTGCTGGCTCTCACGCTTTCTGCTGCGGGATGGGCCCAAGGACCAGTCGCAAATTGCCATCCGCTGCCCTCCGAACTGGGAGGCAAGTCGAATGTGCGCACGAAGGCACTTGAGACGAACCTGCGTCCGGCGATTGTCCAGGATAAGGCACAACGATTCACGCTGGCCGAACGCATGGCCGCCTATCAGGTGCCGGGTGTCAGCATCGCGGTAATCCACAATGGCAAGATCGATTGGGCGAGGGGCTGGGGCGTGCGAGACTTGGCAAGCTGCCGGCCAGTCACCGCTGATACCGCATTCCAGGCCGCATCTATCAGCAAGCTAGCGACAGCCATCATGGCACTCCGGGCCGTCGAACAGGGCAAGCTCTTGCTCGATGACGATATCAATCGCGTCCTGCGACAATGGCAGTTGCCGAACGACCCCAAGCTGGCTCCATCAGGAGTCACCTTGCGGCAGTTATTGAGCCACACCGGCGGACTTGGGGTCCACGGATTCGCCGGATACGGAAAAGATCAACGCCTGCCCTCGTTCAACCAAATCATGGATGGCGAACCGCCTGCCAATAATCCGGCAATTCGCAGTGTGCTGCCGGCCGGCTCGCAATGGCAGTATTCTGGCGGCGGCTACATGGTCGTGCAAGCGGCGCTTGAAAACTCGACCCGCATGGACTTTTCGCGGCTTGCCCAGCGCGAACTCTTGAAGCCGCTTGGGATGACGCGCAGCGCATATGCCCAGCCACCCTCGAGCGACATTCTGGCAAATGCTGCGCTGGGTCACGTCGACGGCAAGGTCCTCGGCGGAGGTTTTCACATTTATCCCGAGCTTGCCCCGGCCGGCCTGTGGACCACGGCGAGTGACCTTGCTCGATTGCTGCTGGATATCCAGGCTTCGGCGAGAGGCAAGCCGGGCCACCGTCTGTCACCCGCCATGACTAAAGCAATGTTCACCACCGGCGGGAAAGACTGGGGTCTGGGGCCAGCGATTGCCGGTACCGGAGAAAATCTTCGGTTCGGCCATGATGGCGCGAATGAAGGGTTCCAGTCTGCGATGATTGCCTATGCTGAGCGAGGCGAAGGGATCGTAGTCTTGACGAATGGTAACCAAGGCCGCCGTCTTGCCGACGAAATCGTTCGCGCAGCGGCGGCCCTGTATGGCTGGACCGAACTTGACGTGCCGTCTGATGTGGAGCTTCCGCGCTCTGCGGCAGAGCTGGCACAGGCATCCGGCCTGTTCGAAGGCGGCGGACTTTCGGTCTATCTCGATGCCCGGGAGGATGGCCTGTTTGCGCAGACTGGGGGGCCGCGCCCCGAACGCCTCGTCCCGCTAAGTCCGGTCCGCTTTCGAACCAACGTCAGCGGATTAGTGATAGAGTTCGCGCCAGATTATCAAAGTTTCCAGCTCGTGGCGGGTGGACCGCCGATGACCTTGCTGCGCACAAAGCCTCAGGCAGTCAAAGCGGATGTGCCAATCTACCTGCGAGGCTCCATGAACGGCTGGTCAATCGGCGCACCGTTGATCAAGGAAGGTCCCAGGCAATACGCGGTCCGGATCATGATGCAGCCTGGCGAGCACCAGTTAAAGCTTGCGTCAGAGGACTGGAAGCAAGTCGATTTCGGGGTCAGCGCAGGTGCGACGCTTGTCCCGGATCGTGGGAGCATCGCCCTGGTCCAGCATGGCGGCAATATCCGGCTATTGATCGGAGAGACTGCTGCTTACAGATTCACTTTGAAGTTGGGAGACGACGGCAAGACGACATTATCGGTTTCGTCGGATTGA
- a CDS encoding glycine zipper 2TM domain-containing protein, which yields MAGIAAISLVPAVASAQSRDQQQTESSCDRQRNTRVAATVAGAGVGGVLGNVVAGNGNRVIGTVIGAAGGALLGNQLSKPSNDCHHAYGYYDDNGRWHATNASSADAQGYYDREGSWIDGAPNGHYDSNNRWVANTGPTRVDVRYSDQAGWIPASANGYYDRNDRWVAGSQDGRYDGNGHWIASSDGQNARRGDAYGYYDTRGLWHATSVEQGRATGYYDRDNTWVAGKPNGHYDARNNWVPHRDDGTASGSFDGQNRWIPASSSGYYDSDDRWIAGTASGYYDQRGRWVAGLAIGHYDQRGRWVEGAASGHRDASGVWIQDPHPGYYSNGRWVPGATYGYYDSRGRWIATSGYGSGDGQNGPSRGIQSQVNWLEQYIRSANAQRQLTRGELTSVRRELNSIRYRERNMPHDRAGNLSARNQAQLQDRIDRLNRRLRISGQ from the coding sequence ATGGCAGGCATTGCCGCCATTTCATTGGTTCCGGCTGTGGCGAGCGCCCAGTCACGCGACCAGCAACAGACCGAATCCAGCTGTGACCGTCAGCGCAACACCCGGGTAGCCGCTACTGTAGCCGGCGCAGGCGTGGGCGGCGTGCTGGGCAACGTGGTAGCCGGTAACGGCAACCGCGTAATTGGCACTGTCATCGGCGCGGCCGGTGGAGCCTTGCTTGGCAATCAGCTGTCCAAGCCGTCAAACGATTGTCATCACGCCTATGGCTATTACGACGACAACGGGCGCTGGCATGCCACCAATGCCAGTTCGGCCGATGCCCAGGGTTATTATGACCGCGAAGGCAGCTGGATCGACGGGGCGCCTAACGGGCACTACGATTCCAACAACCGCTGGGTCGCCAATACCGGCCCGACCCGGGTCGACGTGCGCTATAGCGACCAGGCTGGCTGGATCCCGGCTTCGGCCAACGGCTATTATGACCGCAACGATCGCTGGGTCGCCGGATCGCAAGACGGCCGCTACGATGGCAACGGCCACTGGATCGCCAGTTCAGACGGCCAAAATGCGCGTCGCGGCGATGCCTATGGCTACTACGATACCCGCGGCTTGTGGCATGCCACCTCGGTCGAGCAAGGCCGCGCGACCGGATACTATGATCGCGATAACACCTGGGTCGCAGGTAAGCCAAACGGCCACTATGACGCCCGCAACAATTGGGTGCCGCATCGCGATGATGGCACTGCCAGCGGCAGCTTTGACGGCCAGAACCGCTGGATCCCGGCCTCTTCAAGCGGATACTATGACAGCGACGACCGCTGGATCGCAGGCACCGCCAGCGGATATTACGACCAGCGGGGCCGCTGGGTCGCCGGCTTGGCCATCGGTCATTATGACCAGCGCGGACGCTGGGTCGAGGGCGCGGCTAGCGGCCACCGAGATGCCAGCGGGGTTTGGATCCAAGATCCCCATCCAGGCTACTATAGCAACGGACGCTGGGTGCCGGGCGCAACCTATGGCTACTACGACAGCCGCGGCCGCTGGATCGCAACCTCAGGCTATGGCTCGGGTGACGGCCAGAATGGGCCCAGTCGGGGCATCCAGAGCCAGGTCAACTGGCTTGAGCAATACATCCGCTCTGCCAATGCCCAGCGCCAGCTGACCCGAGGCGAACTGACGAGCGTCCGGCGCGAGCTTAACTCGATCCGTTATCGCGAACGAAACATGCCACATGACCGCGCGGGCAACTTGTCGGCGCGCAATCAAGCTCAGCTTCAAGATCGGATCGACCGGCTGAACCGGCGGCTCCGGATAAGCGGGCAGTAG
- a CDS encoding alpha/beta hydrolase family protein translates to MRKLTSAFALGCLAAFAPVQAVSQGVPAAGVSYSLQQSAAEDPGNRPIPIVIWAPKAGSRLGLIVISHGTGAGPTAHIDTAQALAEAGFVVVAPMHPGDNFQDDASVGKSNWFADRSRHVARVIDYMLTDWEGHARIAPRRIGIFGFSAGGTTALISVGGAPDLGRVTPHCASAPEFVCQIMRPNVPKQAPQWTHDKRIAAAVVTAPGIGFAFPPNGLKHVRVPVQLWAGSADETVPYASNTAIVRNLLPQAPEFHNVDGAVHLSFLAPCTAQTPAFLCQDRPGFDRAQFHASFNQSVTAFFQKQLKR, encoded by the coding sequence ATGAGAAAATTGACAAGTGCATTCGCTTTGGGTTGCCTCGCCGCCTTTGCGCCGGTTCAAGCCGTATCCCAGGGTGTGCCGGCAGCAGGCGTCTCCTATTCGCTCCAGCAGAGCGCAGCAGAAGATCCTGGTAATCGCCCCATACCCATCGTGATCTGGGCCCCGAAGGCGGGATCGCGCTTGGGCCTGATCGTAATTTCGCACGGAACTGGCGCTGGCCCCACCGCGCATATCGATACCGCACAGGCCTTGGCTGAGGCGGGCTTTGTTGTCGTCGCGCCAATGCACCCTGGCGACAATTTCCAAGACGATGCCAGTGTGGGGAAGTCGAACTGGTTTGCTGATCGCTCACGGCATGTGGCCAGGGTGATCGACTACATGCTGACCGATTGGGAGGGGCATGCGCGTATTGCGCCGCGTCGGATCGGGATTTTCGGCTTCTCGGCTGGCGGAACGACTGCCCTCATATCGGTCGGCGGTGCGCCGGATCTTGGGCGCGTTACGCCCCACTGCGCCAGTGCCCCCGAATTTGTCTGCCAGATCATGCGCCCCAATGTTCCAAAACAAGCCCCCCAGTGGACCCATGACAAGCGCATTGCCGCAGCGGTAGTTACCGCACCGGGCATTGGCTTTGCATTCCCGCCGAACGGCCTCAAGCACGTGCGCGTGCCGGTCCAGCTCTGGGCGGGCTCCGCCGACGAGACCGTGCCTTATGCTTCAAATACGGCGATTGTCAGAAACCTGCTGCCGCAGGCGCCCGAGTTCCACAACGTGGATGGCGCAGTCCACCTCTCATTCCTGGCACCCTGCACCGCGCAGACGCCAGCATTCCTGTGCCAGGATCGCCCCGGGTTTGATCGGGCACAGTTCCATGCCAGCTTCAATCAATCAGTGACGGCGTTCTTTCAGAAGCAGCTCAAGCGATGA
- a CDS encoding DUF5694 domain-containing protein: MLPLAISLACLIAAPPVGAKDPAVTFDPRTYHQVHIGEPTQIMVLGTPHLSGTPENWDPSVLEPLLDRLAGFKPDAIAIEALTGPGIDTMWAYRATHPDVAATYGGRAMALAGMSRVTLAMDMPQAEAEVRRTLAAWPKAPTPEQRRRLAALFVAAGDPNSALVQWWRLEPAERKADASISKLLARELDAFAARPNENHLIAARLAVRLGLERVQPTDDQSDDWDPAMDQPIKDFMAEPWLAELLADPKFKALAEASRNLGTSDQTLATYRMLNSAAAGRLDADGQWLNMLNRPSPNQVGRRRVALWETRNLRMVANIREVAARFPGRRVLVIVGSAHKPWFDAYLGMMVDVQVVDTAGVLAR; encoded by the coding sequence ATGTTGCCTCTAGCCATTTCGCTGGCATGCCTGATCGCGGCTCCACCGGTTGGCGCGAAGGACCCTGCGGTCACTTTCGATCCGCGCACATACCACCAGGTTCATATCGGTGAACCAACGCAGATCATGGTATTGGGCACACCCCACCTCAGCGGTACGCCTGAGAACTGGGACCCGTCAGTGCTGGAGCCGCTGCTTGATCGGCTCGCCGGGTTCAAACCTGATGCCATTGCCATCGAGGCCCTAACTGGGCCCGGCATCGACACGATGTGGGCCTATCGGGCAACCCACCCTGACGTGGCAGCAACCTACGGCGGCCGGGCTATGGCGCTTGCCGGAATGTCACGCGTTACGCTGGCGATGGATATGCCGCAGGCCGAAGCCGAGGTGCGCCGCACTTTGGCCGCTTGGCCGAAGGCACCCACGCCCGAACAGCGGCGGCGGCTGGCAGCGCTGTTTGTTGCCGCCGGCGATCCGAATTCCGCGTTGGTGCAATGGTGGCGACTGGAACCGGCAGAACGTAAAGCAGATGCCAGCATATCGAAGCTTCTGGCCCGCGAGCTTGATGCCTTTGCCGCCCGCCCCAATGAAAATCACCTGATTGCAGCGCGTTTGGCCGTGCGCCTGGGGCTGGAACGAGTACAGCCCACCGACGATCAGAGCGACGATTGGGATCCGGCAATGGACCAGCCAATAAAAGACTTCATGGCGGAGCCCTGGCTTGCCGAATTGCTCGCCGATCCAAAATTCAAGGCCTTGGCCGAAGCCTCCCGCAATCTTGGCACATCCGACCAGACCCTGGCGACATACCGCATGCTCAACAGCGCGGCCGCTGGCCGTTTGGACGCCGATGGGCAATGGCTCAACATGCTGAACCGCCCAAGCCCCAATCAGGTTGGCCGCCGCCGCGTGGCACTGTGGGAGACGCGCAATCTCCGCATGGTCGCCAATATCCGGGAAGTTGCCGCTCGGTTCCCCGGCAGGCGCGTGCTTGTGATTGTAGGCTCGGCGCACAAGCCTTGGTTTGACGCCTATCTTGGCATGATGGTCGACGTCCAAGTGGTGGACACGGCTGGCGTGCTGGCGCGATAG
- a CDS encoding Thivi_2564 family membrane protein → MPLINVIIVLIVVGVVLWLINNYLPMDGKIKNILNWVVVIAVILWLLRAFGVLGSLGGINVGG, encoded by the coding sequence ATGCCTCTTATCAACGTCATAATCGTGCTGATCGTCGTCGGCGTGGTCCTGTGGCTCATCAACAACTACCTGCCAATGGACGGCAAGATCAAGAACATCCTCAATTGGGTGGTCGTGATAGCCGTGATCCTGTGGCTGCTCCGAGCCTTCGGCGTGCTGGGTTCGCTAGGTGGCATAAACGTCGGCGGCTGA